A single genomic interval of Asinibacterium sp. OR53 harbors:
- a CDS encoding DUF4133 domain-containing protein, which translates to MSNSVYQINKGINRSIEFKGLKAQYIWYLGGGLVVLLILFAILYISGLGIFFCLPFIAVLTTALFMRIYKLSRTYGEYGMMKKTARRSVPDVIKSYSKVKLKKMLLNEKSE; encoded by the coding sequence ATGTCAAACTCCGTATATCAAATCAACAAAGGCATTAACCGCAGTATTGAGTTCAAGGGCTTGAAAGCCCAATATATCTGGTACCTGGGTGGCGGCTTAGTAGTGTTGCTGATACTTTTTGCAATACTCTACATCAGCGGCCTGGGTATCTTCTTTTGTCTCCCTTTTATTGCTGTACTTACTACCGCCTTATTTATGCGTATCTATAAACTCAGCCGGACTTATGGTGAATATGGTATGATGAAAAAGACTGCCCGCCGCTCAGTACCGGATGTGATAAAGAGTTATTCAAAAGTGAAACTGAAAAAGATGTTGCTGAATGAAAAATCTGAATGA
- a CDS encoding DUF6088 family protein — protein sequence MSRLQQLKRQLKPGGVYRRTELANWSKSVDRHLDELVQEGTLQKLSQGLYYYPKESAFGKTPPDENMLVESFLKDHRFLLTTPNVYNSLGVGTTQLYNLRTVYNHKRHGEFKLGNKTFQFKIKPHFPKKVTPEFLLVDLVNNLESLAEDRNVLLKKVADKVEVMDKKKLKHSVVEYGSVKAKKLFAPLLQPHTL from the coding sequence ATGAGCAGGTTACAGCAATTAAAAAGGCAATTAAAGCCAGGTGGGGTTTACCGCCGTACAGAACTGGCCAATTGGTCTAAGTCGGTTGACCGGCACCTGGATGAATTGGTGCAGGAAGGGACTTTGCAAAAACTGTCTCAGGGGCTGTACTATTACCCAAAAGAAAGTGCTTTTGGTAAAACACCGCCTGATGAAAATATGCTGGTTGAAAGTTTTTTAAAAGACCATCGCTTTTTGCTTACCACACCAAATGTGTATAACAGCCTGGGTGTAGGCACTACCCAATTGTATAATTTAAGAACGGTGTATAATCATAAACGCCATGGGGAGTTTAAGCTGGGCAATAAAACATTTCAGTTTAAGATAAAGCCCCACTTTCCTAAAAAAGTAACACCCGAATTTTTATTGGTTGATTTAGTAAATAACCTTGAATCACTGGCTGAAGACAGAAATGTTCTATTAAAGAAAGTAGCTGACAAAGTGGAAGTGATGGATAAGAAAAAACTGAAACATTCAGTAGTGGAATATGGCAGTGTAAAGGCAAAGAAACTGTTTGCTCCCTTATTACAGCCTCATACACTTTAA
- a CDS encoding nucleotidyl transferase AbiEii/AbiGii toxin family protein, whose protein sequence is MPDSYLHNHKDFPDLLNILADKNNILPGLIEKDYWIMHVLYGLKKQGLDFELKGGTSLSKGYKIIDRFSEDIDIHIKPPAALGVEENPAKTKPGHITSRKKYYDWLAENIKIDGVVSIRRDTAFDDEAYYRSGGIRLLYESKTESIEGVKEGILLEAGFDTVTPNSNLTISSWAYDEAAGNGGIKINDNRAVDITCYHPGYTFVEKLQTIATKFRQEQEDNTERPNYMRQYYDVACLLKNEQVQQFIDTEEYKAHKKKRFPAKDFAIPVAENQAFLLSDAVLRDAFKKRYEKTNKLYYKGQIPFDEIMNIIQTNIGKL, encoded by the coding sequence ATGCCTGATAGTTACCTGCATAATCACAAAGACTTTCCCGACCTGCTGAATATACTGGCAGATAAAAATAACATCCTGCCCGGGCTTATTGAAAAGGACTACTGGATAATGCATGTATTGTATGGATTAAAGAAACAGGGATTGGATTTTGAACTAAAAGGAGGAACCTCTTTATCAAAAGGGTATAAAATAATAGACCGGTTTTCTGAGGATATAGACATTCATATAAAGCCACCGGCAGCATTAGGTGTTGAAGAAAATCCGGCTAAAACAAAACCCGGCCATATTACATCGAGAAAGAAATATTATGACTGGCTTGCGGAGAATATAAAAATTGATGGTGTTGTTTCTATAAGGAGAGATACAGCGTTTGATGATGAAGCATATTATCGTAGCGGTGGCATCAGGCTTTTGTATGAAAGCAAAACAGAAAGTATAGAAGGTGTAAAAGAAGGAATATTACTGGAAGCAGGTTTTGATACAGTAACCCCTAACAGCAACCTCACAATAAGTTCCTGGGCTTATGATGAAGCTGCCGGTAATGGTGGTATAAAAATCAATGATAACCGGGCGGTGGACATTACCTGCTACCACCCCGGTTATACTTTTGTAGAGAAGTTGCAAACTATTGCAACAAAATTTCGTCAGGAACAGGAAGACAACACAGAACGGCCCAATTATATGCGGCAGTACTATGATGTGGCCTGCCTGTTAAAAAATGAACAGGTGCAACAATTTATTGACACGGAAGAATACAAGGCCCATAAAAAGAAACGGTTTCCTGCAAAAGATTTTGCTATACCGGTTGCAGAAAATCAGGCTTTTCTTTTATCTGATGCTGTACTAAGGGATGCATTTAAGAAGCGATATGAAAAAACAAATAAGCTTTACTACAAAGGCCAGATACCTTTTGATGAAATAATGAATATCATTCAAACAAATATTGGAAAGTTATAG
- a CDS encoding TraG family conjugative transposon ATPase produces MKNLNDILPVYAIENNAILSKMGDVTVVFEVQLPELFTMSNDEYEAFHHAWIKAIKVLPVNTVLHKQDWFTEAKYKPSFVQEDNSFLTRSSDRFFNERPYLDHRCYIMLTKKPANRKNASSIFSSLLRRTIVPEETLQPKHFHDFMNHVGQFQKILTDSGFISMRQIENNSLADSILHYLNLGNDSVLLRDIEFKPEWKIGENHCQLYTMADAEFVPALCGSRINYDRYSTDKTKFSVGFASPIGQLLSCNHIYNQYVFIEDVQKTMQKLESKRLRLQSLSAYSRENAISKQATDDFLNEAISEQRLPVKAHFNLLAWTDNKEELKNIRNLCSSALTQMDATPKLETEGSAQIYWAGIPGNAADFPMNDTFDTFSPQACCFFNLETNYRSSVSPIGIRLGDRLSGKPIHVDISDEPMDKGICTNRNKFILGPSGSGKSFFTNHMVRSYYEKGTHIVLVDVGHSYKGLCDMVNGYYFTYSETKPIKFNPFYIGEGDILDTEKKESIKTLLLALWKKDNETFNRSEYVALSNALQLYFEKVENDTNIFPCFDSFYDFLKEEFVIVLKGDNVKDKDFDVSNFLYVLRPYYKGGEFDYLLNAKENLDLLQQRFIVFELDNIKDHPILFPVVTIIIMEVFISKMRKLKGIRKMILIEEAWKAIAKEGMAEYIKYLFKTVRKFFGEAIVVTQEVEDIISSPVVKQAIINNSDCKILLDQSKYQNKFDQIQELLGLTEKEKALVLSINKANDPTKKYKEVFISLGGVLSKVYRTEVSPEEYLAYTTEEKEKVKVQAYAAKFGGDIEKGIKALADEIIHFKN; encoded by the coding sequence ATGAAAAATCTGAATGATATATTGCCGGTTTATGCTATTGAAAATAATGCCATCCTTTCCAAAATGGGTGATGTAACAGTTGTATTTGAAGTGCAGTTGCCCGAACTGTTTACAATGAGCAATGACGAATACGAAGCTTTTCATCATGCCTGGATAAAGGCAATAAAAGTATTGCCGGTAAATACAGTGTTGCATAAACAAGATTGGTTTACCGAAGCAAAGTATAAACCTTCATTTGTTCAGGAAGACAATAGTTTTCTTACCCGGAGCAGCGACCGTTTCTTTAATGAACGGCCTTACTTAGACCATCGCTGCTACATCATGCTAACTAAGAAGCCAGCTAACAGAAAAAACGCATCTTCTATTTTCAGCAGCTTACTAAGAAGAACAATTGTACCGGAAGAAACATTGCAGCCAAAGCACTTCCATGATTTTATGAACCATGTCGGGCAGTTTCAAAAAATATTAACCGACAGTGGTTTTATCAGCATGAGGCAAATTGAAAATAACTCACTGGCTGATTCTATACTTCATTATCTCAACTTAGGTAATGATTCAGTTCTGCTGAGAGATATTGAATTTAAACCTGAATGGAAGATTGGTGAAAATCATTGCCAGCTTTATACAATGGCCGATGCTGAATTTGTTCCTGCTTTATGCGGCTCAAGAATAAACTATGATAGATATTCAACAGATAAAACAAAGTTCAGTGTAGGCTTTGCTTCACCCATCGGCCAGTTGCTTTCTTGCAATCACATCTATAACCAGTATGTATTTATTGAGGATGTACAGAAAACAATGCAGAAATTAGAAAGTAAAAGATTGCGGTTGCAATCACTTTCTGCTTATAGCCGGGAGAATGCCATCAGCAAACAGGCGACAGACGATTTTTTGAATGAAGCTATCAGTGAGCAGAGGTTACCAGTTAAGGCTCATTTTAATTTACTGGCATGGACAGATAACAAAGAAGAATTGAAAAACATCAGAAACTTGTGTTCTTCAGCACTTACGCAAATGGATGCTACACCTAAATTAGAAACTGAAGGTTCAGCTCAAATCTATTGGGCAGGCATCCCCGGCAATGCTGCCGACTTTCCCATGAATGATACTTTCGATACGTTTAGCCCACAGGCCTGTTGTTTCTTCAATTTGGAAACCAACTACCGTTCTTCTGTCAGCCCCATCGGCATTCGGCTTGGCGACCGGCTTAGCGGCAAGCCTATTCATGTGGATATTTCGGATGAACCGATGGATAAAGGCATCTGCACCAATAGGAACAAGTTCATCCTGGGCCCGTCTGGCAGTGGAAAATCCTTTTTTACAAACCACATGGTAAGGAGCTACTATGAAAAAGGCACACATATTGTGCTGGTAGATGTGGGCCATAGCTACAAGGGTTTGTGTGATATGGTGAATGGGTATTATTTCACTTACTCTGAAACCAAGCCTATAAAGTTTAACCCATTTTATATTGGTGAAGGCGATATCCTTGATACGGAAAAGAAGGAAAGCATCAAGACATTGTTATTGGCCCTTTGGAAAAAAGATAATGAAACCTTTAACCGCAGTGAATATGTAGCTCTTTCAAATGCGTTACAATTATATTTTGAGAAAGTTGAGAATGACACAAACATTTTTCCCTGCTTTGACAGTTTTTATGATTTTCTGAAAGAAGAATTTGTAATTGTGCTCAAAGGCGACAATGTAAAAGATAAAGATTTTGATGTGTCCAATTTTTTGTATGTACTGCGGCCATATTACAAAGGTGGTGAGTTTGATTACCTGCTGAATGCAAAAGAAAACCTGGATTTGCTGCAGCAACGGTTTATAGTATTTGAATTAGATAATATCAAAGACCATCCGATTTTGTTCCCGGTGGTAACCATTATCATTATGGAAGTATTTATTTCCAAAATGAGAAAGCTGAAAGGCATCCGCAAGATGATACTGATTGAGGAAGCCTGGAAAGCAATTGCAAAAGAAGGAATGGCTGAGTATATAAAGTATCTTTTTAAAACAGTGCGAAAGTTCTTTGGTGAAGCTATTGTGGTAACACAGGAAGTAGAAGACATTATCAGTTCGCCTGTAGTAAAGCAGGCAATTATTAATAACAGCGATTGTAAAATACTGTTAGACCAAAGCAAGTATCAAAACAAATTTGACCAGATACAGGAATTGCTTGGGCTAACAGAAAAAGAAAAAGCATTGGTATTGTCTATAAATAAAGCCAATGACCCGACAAAAAAATACAAAGAGGTCTTTATTTCTTTGGGTGGGGTGTTAAGCAAAGTCTATCGTACAGAAGTATCGCCGGAAGAGTACCTGGCTTACACAACTGAGGAAAAGGAAAAAGTGAAAGTACAGGCTTATGCTGCAAAGTTTGGCGGGGATATTGAAAAGGGGATTAAGGCTTTAGCAGATGAGATTATTCACTTTAAAAACTGA
- a CDS encoding AAA domain-containing protein yields MGEKFDRLGAYDRVSEVVETNNAFVFDVQGPDAKTYFAKVPKNLDSGSSATRQFNNVARHLKKINSEYINKVIDAGCDENTGTYFIILEKIENQKSLEDFVNNENQVSPRYLKYILQVWYNCSDALEQAALKNIFHKDLHPRNILIKEDENPVIIDFGISILEHTISKRPSENEFSNKFSPPELIKKEENRLQARTDFYSLSLCMLYSLLGHKLFYDDENNENRLQKVITLYKNIISNEGLIDFATVFKKSFATEPEERYFRYSELRNSINKLFEVINHTPEKPFAIHSSDKNYLLDFLREANSEGISISINDNRHPQFKNVSARISSTNFYAHTCFSSNKGNCLEVIGLKKIDSLEENEKQNHSRTFQKGIKLTGINFISAEPHETNIDNFYDVFNYLEKVFQDKQESTPQTLSRTPKEVLRNYMTLLNEEINYLRNNAFRVKYSDFEVHGTSEASFKIVLDEKVSLEDVYNFLKRSQASFRKGNEVALSATTDATGIKGKESVGFSTQFVRAKNLLFVKDFNVKKKDGIPSKGFLVEDTSLLEIQYKRQINAIKNYENDNITNSDLRKYLFQPENLQSLANSSGQIIAELEVISTDKNGDKVQFEAAQKDAILKSLYRPPITIIQGPPGTGKTAVITELIRQILAKDHQAKILITSQTNLAVDNVLQRMAKVKGISFIRLGRNIEDTEINKHSFENKLNLWARNARGASEKKFLELKKRVEGSEKKHSPILNLIVQEVNKKQDWEVTKRNLKQILTGAFARGFEGLKDFINNKVAFQNEMAKHLGTKHAQLNKLDLLKRRWHSLLSNIEDYDALKSKFISSINIVGATSNHIAAGKYKDFNFEFDYVIMDEAAKATPAETLVPINMAHNLILVGDHKQLPPLVTATKKVIEEIEAKLNNDGEMIDFDKVYYDKPSLFETMFEGSPEEFKEMLDLQFRMPKQIGDVISKLVYRNKLKSNDRSGKRHEIKLKATTTMFMCDINKYPNRFHEIDPISKSSFNPVSAKTVLEILTKLDSYSDLFVEGGYEIGVITGYGKQAEYLSAEIENFNFKNLSLTKNLTVATVDSFQGSEKDIIIYDIVRSGKSEDDTGLGFLEMPNRINVALTRVTRLLVVVGDAEYVLNVNPSFRWLNAHPNEPLLLKEFVSHLHESGFIYDNPNDIFYG; encoded by the coding sequence ATGGGAGAGAAATTTGACAGGCTAGGAGCCTATGACAGAGTGAGCGAAGTTGTTGAAACCAACAATGCATTTGTCTTTGATGTGCAAGGACCTGATGCTAAAACCTACTTTGCAAAAGTTCCGAAGAATTTGGATTCAGGTAGTTCTGCTACCAGACAGTTTAATAATGTCGCAAGACACCTCAAAAAGATAAACAGCGAATATATCAACAAGGTAATTGATGCTGGGTGTGACGAGAATACTGGAACATACTTTATCATTTTGGAGAAGATTGAAAATCAAAAATCACTTGAAGATTTTGTAAATAATGAAAATCAGGTTTCTCCCCGATATTTAAAATATATTTTGCAGGTTTGGTATAACTGTTCAGATGCACTTGAGCAAGCTGCATTGAAAAACATTTTTCATAAAGACCTTCATCCTAGAAATATTCTAATAAAGGAAGATGAAAATCCAGTAATTATTGACTTCGGAATTTCAATTCTTGAACATACAATTTCAAAGCGACCATCGGAAAATGAATTCAGTAATAAATTTTCACCACCAGAATTAATCAAGAAGGAGGAAAACCGACTGCAAGCACGAACGGATTTTTATTCATTGTCTCTCTGTATGCTTTATTCCCTTTTAGGACACAAGCTGTTTTACGACGATGAGAATAATGAGAATAGGCTTCAAAAAGTTATAACACTTTACAAAAACATAATTTCAAATGAAGGCTTAATTGATTTTGCAACAGTTTTCAAAAAATCCTTTGCAACAGAACCTGAAGAAAGATATTTCCGTTACTCTGAATTACGAAACTCAATTAACAAACTTTTTGAAGTAATAAATCATACTCCCGAAAAGCCTTTTGCGATTCATTCATCTGATAAGAATTATCTGCTGGATTTTCTACGGGAAGCAAATTCTGAAGGCATTTCGATTTCAATAAATGACAACAGGCATCCGCAATTCAAAAATGTTTCAGCAAGAATTTCCTCTACAAATTTTTATGCTCACACCTGTTTTTCTTCAAACAAAGGAAATTGCCTTGAAGTAATAGGCTTGAAGAAAATTGATTCATTAGAAGAAAATGAAAAACAGAATCATTCAAGAACTTTTCAGAAAGGAATAAAGTTGACAGGAATAAACTTCATTTCAGCAGAACCACACGAAACCAACATAGATAACTTTTATGATGTTTTCAATTACTTGGAGAAAGTATTTCAGGATAAACAGGAATCTACACCGCAAACTCTTAGCAGAACACCAAAAGAAGTTCTAAGAAATTACATGACTCTTTTAAACGAAGAAATAAACTATTTGCGGAACAATGCCTTTCGGGTAAAGTATTCTGACTTTGAAGTTCATGGAACAAGTGAAGCATCTTTTAAAATTGTGCTTGATGAAAAAGTATCCCTTGAAGATGTTTACAATTTTCTGAAACGTTCACAAGCATCATTTAGAAAGGGTAATGAAGTGGCTTTATCAGCTACAACAGATGCAACAGGAATAAAGGGGAAAGAAAGTGTTGGCTTCAGCACACAGTTTGTCAGAGCAAAAAATTTACTTTTTGTTAAAGACTTTAATGTAAAGAAAAAAGATGGAATCCCATCAAAAGGCTTTTTGGTTGAGGACACCTCTTTACTGGAGATTCAATACAAGCGTCAAATAAATGCAATCAAAAATTACGAGAATGACAATATTACCAATTCAGACTTACGGAAATATCTGTTTCAGCCAGAAAATTTGCAAAGCTTGGCAAATAGTTCAGGGCAAATTATAGCAGAACTTGAAGTAATTTCAACTGACAAGAATGGAGACAAAGTACAATTTGAAGCAGCCCAAAAGGATGCAATACTTAAATCCCTTTACCGACCCCCAATCACAATTATTCAAGGTCCCCCAGGTACAGGCAAGACAGCTGTTATTACCGAACTTATCAGACAGATTTTAGCGAAAGACCACCAAGCTAAAATCCTCATTACATCACAAACTAATTTGGCAGTGGACAATGTGCTTCAGCGAATGGCAAAAGTTAAAGGAATCAGCTTTATTCGCTTAGGAAGAAATATTGAGGATACAGAAATCAACAAACACTCTTTTGAAAACAAGCTAAATCTCTGGGCAAGAAATGCAAGAGGTGCAAGCGAAAAAAAATTCCTTGAACTTAAAAAGAGAGTTGAAGGTTCTGAGAAAAAGCATTCTCCAATTTTGAACTTGATTGTTCAAGAGGTTAATAAAAAGCAAGATTGGGAGGTAACAAAAAGAAACCTTAAACAAATCCTGACTGGTGCATTTGCCCGAGGGTTTGAAGGACTTAAGGACTTTATTAATAACAAAGTCGCATTTCAGAATGAAATGGCAAAACATCTCGGCACCAAACATGCCCAATTGAACAAACTTGATTTGCTAAAAAGAAGATGGCATTCGCTTCTCTCAAACATTGAGGATTATGATGCCCTCAAATCAAAGTTCATTTCGAGTATTAACATTGTAGGAGCAACATCAAATCATATAGCAGCCGGAAAATACAAAGATTTCAATTTTGAGTTTGACTATGTTATAATGGATGAAGCCGCAAAAGCCACACCTGCTGAAACCCTTGTTCCGATAAACATGGCTCATAATTTGATTTTAGTGGGTGACCACAAACAACTTCCCCCTCTTGTAACTGCAACTAAAAAGGTTATTGAAGAAATTGAAGCGAAGTTGAATAATGATGGAGAAATGATTGATTTTGACAAAGTTTATTATGATAAACCAAGTTTATTTGAAACGATGTTTGAAGGTTCGCCGGAAGAATTCAAAGAAATGTTGGATTTGCAATTCAGAATGCCCAAACAAATTGGCGATGTCATTTCAAAACTTGTATATCGCAACAAACTCAAATCAAATGACAGAAGCGGCAAAAGGCATGAAATAAAACTAAAGGCAACAACCACTATGTTTATGTGCGACATAAACAAATATCCAAATAGGTTTCATGAAATAGACCCCATAAGTAAATCTTCATTCAATCCTGTAAGTGCAAAGACAGTTCTTGAAATTCTTACTAAACTGGATTCTTACTCTGATTTATTTGTAGAAGGCGGCTATGAAATTGGAGTTATCACGGGTTACGGAAAACAAGCAGAATATTTATCTGCAGAGATTGAAAACTTTAATTTTAAAAACTTATCGCTTACTAAAAATCTAACTGTTGCAACTGTTGATAGCTTTCAAGGCTCGGAAAAAGATATAATCATATACGACATTGTAAGGAGCGGAAAATCAGAAGACGATACGGGATTGGGATTTCTTGAAATGCCGAACAGAATTAATGTTGCACTCACAAGGGTGACACGGCTGCTGGTTGTGGTTGGAGATGCTGAATATGTTCTAAATGTTAATCCAAGTTTTAGATGGCTTAATGCACATCCAAACGAGCCATTACTCCTTAAAGAGTTTGTATCTCATTTACACGAATCAGGATTTATTTACGATAACCCCAACGATATTTTTTATGGCTAA
- the traK gene encoding conjugative transposon protein TraK, which produces MFQKTKNIDTAFRYIRFFSLAFLAACVLISVFIAYKSYQLSSQSQNKVFILANGKALEAYAADRKDNIPVEAKDHVKMFHHFFFSLDPDDKVIQANITKALYLADNSAKQQYDNLKENGYYSNLISGNISQEIIMDSIIINTDVYPFYFRYKGKQKIIRPTTIVTRNLITEGYLRNVSRSDNNSHGFLIEKWRTLENTDINIQNR; this is translated from the coding sequence ATGTTTCAAAAAACGAAAAATATAGATACCGCTTTCAGGTATATCCGTTTCTTCAGCCTGGCTTTTTTAGCAGCCTGTGTGCTTATATCAGTTTTCATTGCTTACAAAAGCTACCAGCTTTCGTCACAATCTCAGAACAAAGTTTTTATACTGGCAAACGGCAAAGCATTAGAAGCTTATGCTGCCGACAGAAAAGATAATATTCCAGTGGAAGCAAAAGACCATGTAAAAATGTTTCATCATTTCTTCTTTTCTCTTGACCCGGATGATAAGGTTATTCAGGCCAACATTACAAAAGCATTATACCTGGCAGATAATTCTGCAAAGCAACAATATGATAACCTGAAAGAGAATGGCTATTACTCAAACCTCATTTCGGGCAACATCAGCCAGGAAATCATAATGGATAGCATCATTATTAATACAGATGTGTATCCATTTTATTTCAGGTATAAAGGGAAACAGAAAATTATTCGCCCCACTACCATTGTAACCAGGAATCTTATTACCGAAGGATACCTGAGGAATGTATCCCGGAGTGATAATAATTCACATGGTTTTTTAATTGAAAAATGGCGGACCCTGGAGAATACTGACATCAACATTCAAAACAGGTAG
- the traJ gene encoding conjugative transposon protein TraJ, with translation MRSLHEVLEKLYDDMMPLCSRLIGVGRGIAGFAATWYIASRVWGHIARAEPVDFYPLFRPFVLGFAVLIFPSVIAMINGVMKPTVTATAAMVTDSDKAVAKLLEMKEEAIKKTAYWQMYVGPNGSGDRDKWYKYHYADKKEGWLKSIGNDIKFAFSKFSYNFRNSIKQWMSEVLKVLFEAAALCINTIRTFYLIVLAILGPLVFGIAVFDGFQHTLTVWIARYLNIFLWLPVANIFGGIMGKIQENMLKEDLQQIATNGDTFFSTTDTAYLIFMIIGIIGYFTVPSVANYIIHAGGGNTLLYKVTNMMSTSARTVAAGGASMTRDALGGGYNKIANSMADAGASQGYFKEGNNGSGSNYMKDKLSGKT, from the coding sequence ATTCGCAGCCTGCATGAAGTGCTGGAGAAGTTGTATGATGATATGATGCCACTTTGCAGCCGTTTAATTGGCGTTGGCAGAGGTATTGCCGGCTTTGCCGCTACCTGGTATATTGCATCGAGGGTGTGGGGGCATATTGCAAGAGCGGAACCTGTGGACTTTTATCCTTTGTTCCGGCCATTTGTGCTGGGCTTCGCAGTATTAATCTTTCCATCAGTTATTGCTATGATTAACGGGGTAATGAAGCCCACAGTTACCGCCACTGCAGCAATGGTAACCGACTCAGATAAAGCCGTTGCAAAGCTGCTGGAGATGAAAGAAGAAGCCATAAAGAAAACAGCTTACTGGCAAATGTATGTTGGACCAAATGGCTCCGGTGACAGAGACAAATGGTATAAGTATCACTACGCTGATAAAAAAGAAGGCTGGCTGAAAAGCATTGGCAACGATATTAAGTTTGCTTTCTCCAAATTCTCTTATAATTTTCGTAATTCCATTAAACAATGGATGAGTGAAGTACTTAAAGTACTTTTTGAAGCTGCTGCACTTTGTATAAATACCATCCGGACGTTTTATTTAATTGTATTGGCAATACTTGGGCCTTTGGTCTTTGGCATTGCTGTGTTTGATGGTTTTCAGCATACACTTACTGTTTGGATAGCCCGTTATCTAAATATTTTTTTATGGTTACCAGTTGCAAATATCTTTGGCGGCATTATGGGTAAAATTCAAGAGAATATGCTGAAGGAAGATTTGCAGCAGATAGCAACAAACGGAGATACCTTTTTCAGCACAACAGATACAGCTTATTTAATTTTCATGATTATCGGCATCATCGGTTACTTTACCGTTCCATCGGTTGCCAATTATATCATTCATGCCGGTGGCGGCAATACACTGTTGTATAAGGTAACCAATATGATGAGCACTTCTGCCCGTACTGTAGCTGCAGGCGGCGCTTCTATGACAAGGGATGCACTGGGTGGTGGGTATAATAAAATTGCCAATAGTATGGCCGATGCAGGCGCATCACAAGGATATTTTAAAGAAGGTAATAACGGTAGCGGAAGTAATTATATGAAAGATAAACTGAGTGGCAAAACATAA